AGTGAAAAACCTGCGTACAGGTGATGTAGTTAAAACACAGGTGAACCGTACAGGTTCATTTGGATTGAGTGTACCATCCCAGCTTGGCGAAAATACTTTGGAAATCAGAGTCTTTAACCAAAACAAAGAGGTAGGTACCTTTGTCCGTAAGCTGTTGGTCACCACTACATCCTCTGGAAGCTCTGATCAATTTTATAAAGTAATGTTGGGGGCAGTACCACTTTTGCCTAACCAGCAAGCGACGATATCAGGTCCTGCTTCTTCTTCTGCCATGGAGTTGAATGGCGCTGCACTGTTGAAATTTGTAGACATTGCTGGTGAACAACAGTTCCAGGAATTTAAAATTACCATCTCCGAGGGTGCGACGAAAAAAGAATACAAGAATGCAGACGGGGTAACCTTTACTCCGATTGGCAACCCGCAAAGCGGATTTACGGAATATGCGGTAAAAATGTCGGTGCCAGCGGGTAGCTTCGTGGACGGTAAAACGTACAAGGTATCTTTGAGCTATCAATACCTGACAAAGGCATCGGATAATACAGTAACTTCTCCATCAGGCTTTATTAATGTCGCGAATTACGAATACGAATTCAAATACTTGGATAGCTCTAAGCCGAGCATTTCACAAGTGATTAATTTGGCAAATGCACAAGTATTGTCTCCAACGGCTGCGAATATCATCGTTACTTCACCGTTGGAATTGAAGGCAGTTACGAAAAATATACCAAATCCAACTACTGCAACGATCACGTATAACGGGCAAGCGTTAACTTCAGGAACAGACTATGTAATTACGGCTGGGACAGATGATTTTACGCTTACTTTGAAAAAGCTGCCCCAGGGTCAAGGGAAACTGGTGATTGGGTATACTGGTGCAGCGGGTTCATTATCTGCTGCTTACACTCTGGATATTCGTATTACCCCATTTGCTCAAATCACCTATGTAGATGCAACTGGACAGGTACGCAGCTTTGAAGATGGATATCAAGTAAAGAGTGAAAATGACATCCGAAATCTCGACGGGAAAGTGTACAACTATGTATTGAAGGGTGGCACCACAAGCAACATTGAGGCAACCTTAAATGGTACAAAAATCAATATTAAAGATAGTGATATTGACACAAACAAGGGTACGTTCCTTATTGAGAAGGGTGAGCTGAAATACAAAAAAGGCAACAACGTCCTGAAAATCACCTTGAAAGACGATCCACAAACAGTTTTCACCTATAATGTTTCCTACAACTCATCCAAGACGCCATCGGTAGAGGATGTGAAGCTGGAGATCATCTCCAATGGTGATACGGAAGAGCTGACCAAGAAAGCTGGAGATGCATCTTATAAAACCGGCGCCAACTTCTTGACCAACTTGAGCTTTACAGTAAATGATGCAACACATGTCTACATTGAAAAGAACGGGAAGCGTATCAATGATTTCCGCTACAAGAGTGGAGATTGGGAACAAGATACGACGAACCAGGAGTACGTAAAAGCACGCCTCGAAGCAGCGTTGAATAACGATTTGGAAGACTTGTTCGATGAGCACAACATTGATTCACAGTCACGTTCCCGATTTGAAGGGAAGATGACTACGAAGAAATATGGCGACCTTGTTGAAGAAGTGCAAGATGCTGTGACTGATGCCAAAGAACAGGAACAGAAACTGGCCCTTTTCCCACTGACACTGAAAAAGGGTGGAACAACGGTCTACACCATCGTAGCTGAAGATGACAATGGTACTGTCATTCGCTATGACATCAACATCGATCAGAAGTATTCCAGCTGGGAAGTTCTTTCCCCAGTAAAAGCAAAAGAAAACGATCCATATGTTATCGTAAATAGCAACAGTGCTGTTGTGAAAGTGTTTGCGGAAAATGCGGACAAAGTATTGTTCGGCAAAACAGAGGCAAAAGTAACCAATACAAGCAACCCTGACTTCTATTACGATGACGATCAAGGGAAAACAATCCCTGAGACTTACTATGTATTTACATCTACAGTTCCACTTAAAAAAGGTCTAAACATAATTAAATTCTCGGTCGTGGTAGGCGATAGCACCTATAAAGACGAAATCAAGATCTACAATGCGAGTTCGACTGTAAATGGTGCAGAATATCGTGATGTATTAGGAAAGAAAACTGCTTTTAGTGTGTTTGATAAGCAATTTGAGCTGAAGTTTCCGAAAGGTACAGTATTGCTGTCACCAGATGATAGCCGTGCTGGTCAAGAAGTGAAGAATCCAAACGGAGATATTTTTGTCGATGTACCTCTATACTTCGGTATGGCAGACCGGACAACAGGACAAATATCCATCGATGAGGATAATCTGGAAGAGCGACTGGTACTGGAAGCAAACTTCAACTATGCAAGTCCCCTGTACTATGTGGATGCAGGTGATACAGAAGCTCCCGGTGGTCGTGATCCATACTTCGATGAAGGCGATGCAGAAGACTTCAAGAGCCGTTGGCAAGACAATCTGGTTCCTAGCCTTCGCGGTACAATTACCATTAAATACGATCCATCCATCGTAAACGCAGCGAATAACATCCTGACGGTTTTCTACCACAATGGGGATGAGTGGAAAAATATTGGTGGCGTAGTAAGTACAAGCAAAAAGACTGTTACGGTGCCGTTTGCTGGTTTTGGTTATTACATGGTCATGAAAACGAGAGAAACATACGATGATGTCATTCGACATGATTTCGCTCGTGATGCAATTGAAACGCTGTACGCCAAAGGAATCATGCCAGCATACAGCGGAAGCAGCTTTGGGGCTAACCGTGACATGACTCGCGGCGAATTTGCAACGATGCTGGTCAAATCGATGGATCTGCCAATTAACGCTGGACCATATCGGGATAGCAACGAGCGTGATCCGTTAGAACCAACCTTTACTGATGTTCGTCCGAATCGCGATTCGTGGGATTATCAGTACAAATACATCGAGACAGCTGCTCGTGCAGGGATTATCCGTGGAAAACAACCAGGCTACTTCCGTCCAGATGAAAATCTTACTCGCGAAGAAGCTGCAATCATGATCTCACGTGCACTTAATCTCAAATTGGGTACACTCGATGCTTCTAAGGTGGCTTTGAACAAAATGTTCTCAGATGCCAAAGACGTTAGCTACTATGCAGCTCCATCCGTACTTGCTGTCAGCAAAGCGAAGCTGATGAACGGCGAAATAGATAATCCAGGTGAGAAAAAGTCAACCTACAGCTTCAAACCAACAAACAACCTGACTCGTGCTGAGATGGCTGTCATCACCATTCGTGTCATGGTCCAACTCAAAAAACTGCCTAAGCAGTAAGTCGAGATAGTTCGCCATATATAATAGAAGAAAAGCTGAAGAGGTCATCGCCTCTTCAGCTTTTTTTATGGAGAAATTACTCTTCTTCCGCATCTCCAACCGCGTCTACAGGAACCTCTACATATTCCTTCTCCCCCAGCACGATCTGAGCTTGTCCATTCGTTAAATCAACCATCCGAGCGACAAACTCATCCTGTTCTCCCTCGGGGATCAGCACATGCGCGGTCACCTTGTCTGTAAAATCCGTACCACTCACGCGATGTTCACCTAGACGCAGTTCGTTTTCCACCTTGCCCCACCACGTATAGTCCACGCTGACAGAGATCGTCTGATGCAGCGTGTGCACCACGATCTTTGCAGCCTTCAATGCAGTGACCGTTCCAGCTGTATAAGCCCGGACGAGTCCACCAGCCCCAAGCTTGATTCCGCCGAAATAGCGAGTGACGACCACGACCGTATCCTTCACGCCGTTTTTCTTGATGCATTCCAGGATCGGCTTGCCTGCCGTACCGCTAGGCTCCCCGTCATCACTCGAGCGCTGAATCTGATCGTTTTCACCGATGACAAAGGCAGAACAGTTATGGGTAGCGTCCCAGTGCTTCTTTTTGATCATCGCGATAAACGCTGTCGCTTCTTCCTCAGTGGTAACCCGCTGGGCATATCCGATAAAACGGGAGCGCTCAATGACGATATAGTCCTCACCGTAGCCAGCGATGGTTTTGTATTGGGTAAGCATCGTACAATCACCTCAAGAAAAGGATAGCATGCCAAAGAAATGTTGGCGAACACTGAAATGTTTTTGACACATAATCGTAGTACTCTATGTGGTGCTTTTGGAATAAAAAAGGAAAGGGAGGAGTTCCTTATGATTCCCTTATGAAAATGCTGGTATGGCATAATTTTGCGTGTGAGAAGGATAACTCTGTGATATAGTGATCTTGGGACAAACCACATATTTAATGTGGTTAATAATTTTATGCTCAATATAAAATGAAGGAGTGGAATTCAGTGAATTTTCCATATTCGAAAAAGAAATGGATGTCTATCAGTTTGGCGGCATTATTAACAACAGCCCTTGGCGCAGGAACCTTGACGGCATCTGCGAATACAGGCTCCGATCAAGCAAAGGCACCTACGACTGTACAAGCATCTAACGATAAAGTAGCAGCTGAGGCAGGCAAAGATACTACTACAACGCCTGATACTGCCGCAGCAGAAGAGTTGACGTTGGATAAAGCGATTGAAGAAGCTTTGAAAACAAACGTCTCATTACAAAATGCTCGTTTGGATGCGAAAAATGCAGATATCAACAACTCGATTACCTATAGAAGCACGGCGCAAATGACAGCAGACATGCTGGAATCGTTGGATGCAGCGCAAGCAAAGTATGTGAGAAGCGCCCAAAGTGAAATGACCAAAAAGCTGAATGCCCTCGCTGTTAAGACTACAGAAGGAAAAATCAAGCTGGGCGCACAAGATGCCTATTACAAGCTGATTTTTGCTCAGGATGACCTGAACTTGAAAAAACAAAGCTTGGCTCGTGCAGAAGCACAATTGAAAGTAGCTAAGGCTGCATTTGATGTGGGAACCAACGCGAAGACAGACGTTCTTGAAGCAGAAATGGGCGTAGCAGGTGCAAAAGCTCAATTGACGACTGCGGAAAACAACTTGGAAATTGCCGTGATGGATCTGAACGATTTCCTTGGCGTTGATCTGCAAAAAGAATGGAAAGTCGTCTCTGCCAATAAGAAAATGGCTCCAATCTCGATCACCGTGAAAGATGCAGAGAAGCAGGCCCTCTCTAAACGTTTGGAGATTACCAAAGCAGAAGAAGAGCTCAAGCTAGCTGAGTTGAATGTGAAGCTGATCGCCGAGTATACTGCGGCGTCAACTCTCTCTGGTCAACAAGCTCGCAACAACGTCGAGAAATCGCAGCTTGCCATTGATGAGGCAAAACGTACCGTTTCGAAAGATGTTGCACAGGCATACCTCAACCTAAACGCAGCTCGCGAGGCGATTGACTTCCAAAAAGCAGCAAAAGATTCTGCAGCTGAGAGCTATCGCTTGAAAAATTTGCGTTTTGAAAATGGACTCGCGACGACTTTGGAAGTAATCCAATCGGAAGAAGCATTGTCTACTCGTGAGAACGAGTACCAAAAAGCTATCCTGACTTACAACTTGGCTGTCGTAAACTTTGAGAATGCATTAGGAAATTAACCTAATGTAAGCAAGATTTATGTGCTTTTGAACCAAATTGGAAAAAGGTTCAGTCGTGACAGCCCGCCATATGTCCCCTATAATACGGATTGTGGCGGATGTCACTTCGTACATAATGAACAAGTGAATAACGAACCACGAAAAAAACTTCAATTTTTTTTCGAAGGCGCCGCAACTTTTGATTCGCTCAGGCGTTTAATAGGATGTCACACGAAAAACGGGGAATTGTGTAAAAAAGATTCACGAATTCTAGCAGTTGTGTTACACTAGTGATTGTTGCATTTTACACAATACTGAATATACTAGAGATTTTTAACACAAAAAGCGAGGCTTTCCTGCGAAAGGAGGTGACACGCGCTTGCAGGATTCGGGCTTTAAAAAGAAAGATAGATTAACAACAAATATTCCCCAAGAACAATTTGTTTATACTAGAGGAGGAGAACACAAGGTTATGAAAA
This genomic stretch from Brevibacillus sp. DP1.3A harbors:
- a CDS encoding S-layer homology domain-containing protein gives rise to the protein MNKSYQQFRRWLVMCLTMMLIVTGVMPAVPAFAALGSNWNTASGIKTPPSSYVISGGGTSYSDPIKTKSKLVYQVELFYKDATKNGQGFDVLIDNVPLPNNQLFVNEKITLPDFQLNSSGAVTKVTVRPKVTVDPTNDTAEIYFQYTPTPAAPGTGPLIFDNAGAGKHQSDPIKVTNRTVTNLKYKYNVSSAVDKSQAVEVQVNGVTVRTVTGPGSTLPDIDLSPGLNAVQLFAPNTGERAIVYYEYNSQNSPISITNFSGGTTAYTPVIYGDSTITLIGTYGSGVTGSSLRLKLITNNGSSIQDLANTAPAINGSTFTFNNISLKPGLNQIAFYEKVGNVTKEHYQFYVQYNNTPLVSDLKVNDTPLNDPNVNTSPTYITVPSVNRLNLNLDGKALNADSVEVKNLRTGDVVKTQVNRTGSFGLSVPSQLGENTLEIRVFNQNKEVGTFVRKLLVTTTSSGSSDQFYKVMLGAVPLLPNQQATISGPASSSAMELNGAALLKFVDIAGEQQFQEFKITISEGATKKEYKNADGVTFTPIGNPQSGFTEYAVKMSVPAGSFVDGKTYKVSLSYQYLTKASDNTVTSPSGFINVANYEYEFKYLDSSKPSISQVINLANAQVLSPTAANIIVTSPLELKAVTKNIPNPTTATITYNGQALTSGTDYVITAGTDDFTLTLKKLPQGQGKLVIGYTGAAGSLSAAYTLDIRITPFAQITYVDATGQVRSFEDGYQVKSENDIRNLDGKVYNYVLKGGTTSNIEATLNGTKINIKDSDIDTNKGTFLIEKGELKYKKGNNVLKITLKDDPQTVFTYNVSYNSSKTPSVEDVKLEIISNGDTEELTKKAGDASYKTGANFLTNLSFTVNDATHVYIEKNGKRINDFRYKSGDWEQDTTNQEYVKARLEAALNNDLEDLFDEHNIDSQSRSRFEGKMTTKKYGDLVEEVQDAVTDAKEQEQKLALFPLTLKKGGTTVYTIVAEDDNGTVIRYDINIDQKYSSWEVLSPVKAKENDPYVIVNSNSAVVKVFAENADKVLFGKTEAKVTNTSNPDFYYDDDQGKTIPETYYVFTSTVPLKKGLNIIKFSVVVGDSTYKDEIKIYNASSTVNGAEYRDVLGKKTAFSVFDKQFELKFPKGTVLLSPDDSRAGQEVKNPNGDIFVDVPLYFGMADRTTGQISIDEDNLEERLVLEANFNYASPLYYVDAGDTEAPGGRDPYFDEGDAEDFKSRWQDNLVPSLRGTITIKYDPSIVNAANNILTVFYHNGDEWKNIGGVVSTSKKTVTVPFAGFGYYMVMKTRETYDDVIRHDFARDAIETLYAKGIMPAYSGSSFGANRDMTRGEFATMLVKSMDLPINAGPYRDSNERDPLEPTFTDVRPNRDSWDYQYKYIETAARAGIIRGKQPGYFRPDENLTREEAAIMISRALNLKLGTLDASKVALNKMFSDAKDVSYYAAPSVLAVSKAKLMNGEIDNPGEKKSTYSFKPTNNLTRAEMAVITIRVMVQLKKLPKQ
- a CDS encoding YigZ family protein; the protein is MLTQYKTIAGYGEDYIVIERSRFIGYAQRVTTEEEATAFIAMIKKKHWDATHNCSAFVIGENDQIQRSSDDGEPSGTAGKPILECIKKNGVKDTVVVVTRYFGGIKLGAGGLVRAYTAGTVTALKAAKIVVHTLHQTISVSVDYTWWGKVENELRLGEHRVSGTDFTDKVTAHVLIPEGEQDEFVARMVDLTNGQAQIVLGEKEYVEVPVDAVGDAEEE
- a CDS encoding TolC family protein; this translates as MNFPYSKKKWMSISLAALLTTALGAGTLTASANTGSDQAKAPTTVQASNDKVAAEAGKDTTTTPDTAAAEELTLDKAIEEALKTNVSLQNARLDAKNADINNSITYRSTAQMTADMLESLDAAQAKYVRSAQSEMTKKLNALAVKTTEGKIKLGAQDAYYKLIFAQDDLNLKKQSLARAEAQLKVAKAAFDVGTNAKTDVLEAEMGVAGAKAQLTTAENNLEIAVMDLNDFLGVDLQKEWKVVSANKKMAPISITVKDAEKQALSKRLEITKAEEELKLAELNVKLIAEYTAASTLSGQQARNNVEKSQLAIDEAKRTVSKDVAQAYLNLNAAREAIDFQKAAKDSAAESYRLKNLRFENGLATTLEVIQSEEALSTRENEYQKAILTYNLAVVNFENALGN